One Kitasatospora sp. NBC_01266 genomic window carries:
- a CDS encoding PIN domain-containing protein — protein sequence MAAKKATQLDASSAGTLFLDSQGVSLLVTTGQEGRDVQLLVAQAQARGQLVATAGVVLVEAHRPGGKASTARWKLAGVKVIDTDPEIINEARALADRTGIHGTKYTIDAIIAATAKIRCPRPVTLVTTDDDMKAFAEDFAEIREV from the coding sequence ATGGCCGCGAAAAAGGCCACGCAGCTTGACGCTTCATCAGCCGGAACGCTGTTCCTCGACAGCCAAGGCGTGAGCCTGCTCGTCACCACCGGGCAGGAGGGACGAGATGTGCAGCTGCTCGTCGCGCAAGCCCAGGCTCGCGGACAGCTGGTCGCCACCGCCGGTGTCGTCCTGGTGGAGGCGCACCGCCCCGGCGGCAAGGCGTCAACGGCCCGCTGGAAGCTTGCCGGTGTCAAGGTGATCGACACCGACCCGGAGATCATCAACGAGGCCAGGGCTCTGGCCGACAGGACCGGGATACACGGCACGAAGTACACGATCGACGCGATCATTGCGGCCACTGCCAAGATCCGCTGTCCCCGGCCGGTCACCTTGGTGACGACCGACGACGATATGAAGGCATTCGCCGAAGACTTCGCCGAGATCAGGGAGGTCTGA